CGACACCGGCCACGGTCACCTCGCCGAGCGCGCGCTCGCGTCGGTGATGCCGAGCATCGACGAGTTCCCGTACACGGTGCGCGTCGTCTCGGAGATCCTCGAGTCGAACGGCTCGTCGTCGATGGCGACGATCTGCGGCGGCACGCTCGCGCTGATGGACGCCGGCGTCCCGATGCGCGCGCCGGTCGCGGGCATCGCGATGGGCCTGATCGAGTCGGGCACGCGCCGCGCGATCCTCAGCGACATCCTCGGCGACGAGGACCACCTCGGCGACATGGACTTCAAGGTCGCCGGCACGCGCGAGGGCATCACCGCGCTGCAGATGGACATCAAGATCGAGGCGGTCGACTGGGCCGTGATGGAGCGCGCGCTCGAGCAAGCCTACGACGCTCGACTCCACATCCTCGACGCGATGGAGCGCGACTCGAAGGACGTGCTGCCCGGCTTCACCGCGCGCACCACGCCGTCCGAGTGGGCGCCGCGCATGGAAGTGATCAAGATCAAGACCGACCGCATCCGCGACGTGATCGGGCCCGGTGGCCGCGTGATCCGCGGCATCCAGGAGATGAGCGGCGCGAAGATCGAGATCGAGGACTCGGGCCGCGTCACCATCTTCGCGCCGAACGGCATCTCGCTGCAGCGCGCGCAGCAGATGGTGCAGGAGCTCACCCAGGAGGCGGAGCTCGGCAAGCTCTACACCGGCAAGGTCAAGCGCATTACCGACTTCGGCGCGTTCGTCGAGATCTTCCCCGGCACCGACGGGCTCGTGCACATCAGCCATCTCGCCGAGGCGCGCGTGAATCGCGTCGAGGACGTGGTGGCCGAGGGCGACGAGATCCTGGTGAAGTGCATCGACATCGACCCGACCGGGCGCATCCGGCTCTCGCGCCGCGAGGCGCTGGCCGAGGCGCTCGCCGCACAGCCTCAGTAACAAGTGGCGGGCGGCGGCGACGTCGTCGTGCCGGTGACGCGAGTCGCGGGCAACGACGACCTGCCGCTGCCGTCGTACGCGAGCGAGGGCGCCGCGGGCCTCGATCTGCGCGCTGCCGTGCGCGAAGCCCTGGTGCTCGCGCCCGGCGAGCGCGCGCTCGTGCCGACCGGCCTGCGCCTCGCGATTCCCGCCGGCTTCGAGGGTCAGCTGCGCGCGCGCAGCGGGCTCGCGCTCAAGCACGGCATCGTGCTTCCGAATGCTCCCGGTACGATTGACGCGGACTACCGCGGGGAGCTCTCGGTGATTCTCTGGAACACGGGCCGCGAGGTGTTTCGCATCGAGCGCGGCGATCGCATCGCGCAGCTGGTCGTGGCTCGCGTGGCGCGCGTCGCGTGGGACGAGCGCGCCGCGGTCGACGGGAGCGAGCGCGGCGCCGGCGGCTTCGGCTCGACGGGCGCGCGATGAGCGAGAGCGCCGCGCAGGATCCGCAGCCCGTGGCGGGCGCTGCGCCGCGTCAGCGCACGAATCTGCAGGAGCGCCTGATCACCGCGGGCATCCTGGTCCCGCTCGTGTGCGGTGTGGTCGCGCTCGGCGGCTGGTGGCTCTTGCTGATGATCCTCGTGATCACGGCGATCGCGATCAACGAGTTCTATCACCTGATCGAGGCGAAGGGCGCGGTGCCCGTGCGCGGCGTCGGCACCGCGGCGGCGCTCGCGCTGCCGCTCGTCGCGTACATCGGCAGCGAGTACCTCGCGACTGTGCTGCTCAGCGCGGTGTTGTTGGGGCTGATGATCGCGCAGCTGCGCAAGAAGCAGATCTCGGAGTCGCTCGCGAGCATCAGCGAGACGTTCTTCGGCGTGTTCTACGTGGGCTGGCTGCTCTCGCACGCGATCGTGCTGCGCGAGTTCAAGATGTCGGTCGCCGGGCGCTGGGGCGGCGCCGTCGCGCGCGAGATGCACGACGACGTCGGCGGCTTCTACCTGTTCTTCGTGATCGCGGTGGTCATCTTCGGCGACATCGGCGCGTACTTCACCGGCCGCAAGTACGGGCAGCGCAAGCTCGCGCCCGAGGTATCGCCGAACAAGACGATCGAGGGCGCTTACGGCGCGATCGCCGCCGGCATCGCGATGGCAGCGCTGCTGAAGGCGGGCTTCGATTGGGTCGCGCCCGAGCTCTCGGAGGAGCTCAGCTGGCTCGCGGTGCTGCTCATCGCGCCCGTGCTGGCGGTGGTGGGTATCGTCGGAGATTTGGTCGAGTCGCTGCTCAAGCGCGATGCGCAAGTGAAGGACACGGGCACGCTGCTGCCGGGAACGGGCGGGGTGCTCGATCGCATCGACTCGAACCTGCTCGGCATTCCCGTCATGTATTACTTCCTGCTCGCGTACACGTACTTCAACAGTGTCTCGCCCCGCATCGCGCCTTAGCTGAACCTCGAACTCTCGCCGCTGGAGATCGCATGTTCGCGCCGAAGGACATCTCCGAAGTCGCCGCGCTGAAAGAAGCGGAGCGCTTCAAGGACGAGTGCGGAATCGTCGGCATCCACGGCCACGCCGAGGCGTCGAACATCGCCTACCTCGCGCTCTACGCGCTGCAGCATCGCGGGCAGGAGAGCGGCGGCATCGTCTCGACGCAGGGGGGCGAGCAGTTCGTGCACCGCGGCATGGGCTACGTCGCGGACGTGTTCACGGAGAAGGTGCTCGCGCGGCTGCCCGGCCGTCACGCGATCGGGCACGTGCGCTACTCGACCACGGGTGCGAGCACGCTGCGCAACGCGCAGCCGTTCTGCGCGAACACCGACGGCGGACCGGTCGCGATCGCGCACAACGGCAACCTCGTGAACGCCACCGCCGTGCGCCGCGAGCTCGAGGGCCGCGGCGCGATCTTCAGCACCACGTCCGACAGCGAGGTGATCGTC
The window above is part of the Deltaproteobacteria bacterium genome. Proteins encoded here:
- a CDS encoding phosphatidate cytidylyltransferase, producing MSESAAQDPQPVAGAAPRQRTNLQERLITAGILVPLVCGVVALGGWWLLLMILVITAIAINEFYHLIEAKGAVPVRGVGTAAALALPLVAYIGSEYLATVLLSAVLLGLMIAQLRKKQISESLASISETFFGVFYVGWLLSHAIVLREFKMSVAGRWGGAVAREMHDDVGGFYLFFVIAVVIFGDIGAYFTGRKYGQRKLAPEVSPNKTIEGAYGAIAAGIAMAALLKAGFDWVAPELSEELSWLAVLLIAPVLAVVGIVGDLVESLLKRDAQVKDTGTLLPGTGGVLDRIDSNLLGIPVMYYFLLAYTYFNSVSPRIAP
- the dut gene encoding dUTP diphosphatase, with protein sequence MAGGGDVVVPVTRVAGNDDLPLPSYASEGAAGLDLRAAVREALVLAPGERALVPTGLRLAIPAGFEGQLRARSGLALKHGIVLPNAPGTIDADYRGELSVILWNTGREVFRIERGDRIAQLVVARVARVAWDERAAVDGSERGAGGFGSTGAR